From Xylanibacter oryzae DSM 17970, a single genomic window includes:
- a CDS encoding phage tail protein — MEHIRLEIKMFNIKYDIMDSYLGEIRLFPYNLIPSGWVPCDGRTLNIREFTALYSLLGIKFGGNGSTTFCIPNMNGRTLLGIYPGSSGVGTAGGSEFVTLLTTNLPCHSHNMNVVNSYDAILPKADYLGNPNVKTNSSQTANNAAPSYGYAPSDAAALVNMNPSSIGSSGGSVPHENRMPYLVLSYCIATTGYYPPRS, encoded by the coding sequence ATGGAACATATCCGGTTAGAAATTAAAATGTTTAATATAAAATATGATATTATGGATAGTTATTTAGGTGAAATAAGGTTATTTCCTTACAATCTAATTCCTTCTGGTTGGGTACCGTGTGATGGACGAACTTTAAATATTCGTGAATTTACTGCTTTATATTCTCTTTTGGGAATAAAATTCGGAGGAAACGGGAGTACTACATTTTGTATTCCAAATATGAATGGTCGTACTTTGTTGGGAATTTATCCTGGATCTTCTGGTGTTGGGACTGCAGGCGGTAGTGAGTTTGTGACACTTTTGACTACTAATTTGCCTTGTCATTCTCATAATATGAATGTCGTGAATTCTTATGATGCGATTCTTCCAAAAGCTGATTATTTAGGAAATCCTAATGTGAAAACTAACAGTAGTCAAACTGCGAATAATGCTGCACCATCTTATGGATATGCTCCTTCTGACGCTGCTGCTCTTGTTAACATGAATCCGTCAAGTATTGGATCTTCTGGAGGTTCTGTACCTCATGAAAATAGAATGCCTTATCTCGTTTTGTCATATTGCATTGCAACGACTGGATATTATCCGCCAAGATCATAA
- a CDS encoding glucose-6-phosphate isomerase: MKSISLDITKAAQFLNEGAIKSYEPHVKAAQEALENGTCPGNDFLGWLHLPSSITSSFLKEIQDCANVLRANCEVIVVAGIGGSYLGARAVIEALGNSFSWLVGDKKNPTIVFAGNNIGEDYLFELTTYLAGKKFGVINISKSGTTTETALTFRLLKKQCEAQRGKEEAKKVIVAVTDAHKGAARAAADKEGYTTFIIPDNIGGRFSVLTPVGLLPIACAGFDITSLVSGATGMEKACGKDVPFAENPAAIYAAVRNGLYSQAGKKIEIMVNFQPKLHFISEWWKQLFGESEGKENKGIFPASCDFTTDLHSMGQWIQEGERTIYETVISVEETNERLLFPKDEENLDGLNFLSGKRVDEVNKMAELGTRLAHVDGGVPNIRVSVPKLNEYYIGQLIYFFEIACGISGNLLGVNPFNQPGVEAYKKNMFALLDKPGYEADSKAIKERLSKEA; this comes from the coding sequence ATGAAAAGTATCAGCTTAGACATTACTAAAGCCGCCCAATTTCTAAACGAGGGCGCTATCAAATCGTATGAGCCACATGTTAAAGCCGCTCAAGAAGCTCTTGAGAACGGTACATGCCCAGGCAACGACTTTCTGGGATGGCTTCATTTGCCATCATCAATAACTTCTTCGTTCTTAAAAGAAATACAGGATTGTGCCAACGTACTGAGAGCAAACTGCGAAGTTATAGTTGTAGCAGGCATTGGTGGCAGCTACCTTGGAGCCAGAGCCGTTATTGAGGCATTAGGAAACTCTTTCTCATGGCTCGTCGGTGACAAGAAAAATCCAACTATTGTTTTTGCAGGCAACAATATAGGCGAAGACTATCTCTTTGAACTGACTACATACCTTGCCGGAAAGAAATTCGGTGTGATAAACATATCCAAATCAGGTACAACAACAGAGACTGCTCTTACATTCCGCCTACTTAAGAAGCAGTGCGAGGCACAGAGAGGAAAAGAAGAAGCTAAAAAAGTTATCGTAGCAGTCACAGATGCACATAAAGGTGCTGCACGTGCTGCTGCCGACAAAGAAGGATACACTACATTTATAATTCCAGACAATATAGGAGGCCGTTTCTCTGTTCTTACTCCGGTAGGTCTGCTCCCTATTGCATGTGCAGGTTTTGACATTACAAGCCTGGTAAGTGGTGCTACTGGTATGGAGAAAGCATGTGGCAAAGATGTTCCTTTCGCAGAAAATCCAGCAGCAATCTATGCAGCTGTTCGCAACGGTCTGTATTCTCAGGCAGGCAAGAAAATTGAGATTATGGTCAACTTCCAGCCTAAACTCCACTTCATCAGTGAGTGGTGGAAACAGCTTTTTGGCGAAAGTGAAGGAAAAGAGAATAAAGGTATCTTCCCTGCATCATGCGATTTTACTACTGATCTTCACTCTATGGGTCAATGGATACAAGAAGGCGAACGCACTATATACGAAACTGTTATTAGTGTAGAAGAGACCAATGAAAGACTTCTATTCCCGAAAGATGAGGAAAACCTTGACGGCCTTAACTTCCTTTCAGGGAAGCGTGTTGATGAAGTCAATAAAATGGCAGAATTAGGTACTCGTCTTGCTCATGTAGACGGTGGTGTACCAAACATCCGTGTATCTGTTCCTAAGTTGAATGAGTATTATATCGGTCAGTTGATTTACTTCTTCGAAATAGCATGTGGTATCAGTGGTAATCTCCTAGGCGTTAACCCATTCAATCAACCTGGAGTAGAGGCATACAAAAAGAATATGTTTGCCCTTCTCGACAAACCTGGTTATGAGGCAGACAGCAAAGCGATAAAAGAACGCCTCTCTAAAGAAGCATAA
- a CDS encoding nucleotidyltransferase family protein yields MNLNRETLYYRHRLSHQQIDMLLGENNSSSFADDKMKILRNVKNFITVTDLFRKELIPFVPIKGPILSYRIYNDPAVRFSHDIDLLILLDDLTKVLDLLLGRGFRIIDCSCTADDFRRKLIIKNSHHMAFYNDKLQFCVEVHWTLTCMTPISNDELMDIVHKNLIQINFAGRLFVVLNKEMELVYLILHGARHGWCRLKWLIDIAYYPMDDLNMDLFYTLVNRFSADKVVKQTDQLLNLHFHRHLPFKTSNKPLGYIFKYAEYSINRKNVEPESLFQSYKHFRYLFFLFPEVSYKLKCVKAIFLSMNDVANFKFSSQLAYYLYRPVSLIRRRILHV; encoded by the coding sequence ATGAATCTAAATCGTGAAACGTTATACTATCGCCATAGACTGAGTCATCAGCAAATTGATATGCTTTTAGGAGAAAATAATTCTTCTAGTTTTGCGGATGATAAAATGAAAATATTACGGAATGTAAAAAACTTTATAACTGTAACAGATCTTTTTAGAAAAGAGTTAATACCTTTTGTGCCGATAAAAGGTCCGATACTGTCATACCGAATTTACAATGATCCGGCAGTGCGTTTCTCTCATGATATAGATTTGCTTATTTTATTGGATGACTTAACAAAAGTCCTTGATTTGTTGCTGGGTCGTGGCTTCCGTATAATTGACTGTTCTTGTACAGCAGACGATTTTCGCCGAAAGCTGATTATAAAGAATTCACATCATATGGCTTTTTATAATGATAAATTGCAATTTTGTGTGGAAGTGCATTGGACGCTGACTTGTATGACTCCTATAAGTAATGATGAACTTATGGATATCGTTCATAAAAATCTAATCCAGATAAACTTTGCAGGGCGTTTATTTGTAGTGCTTAATAAAGAGATGGAGTTGGTTTATCTGATTCTACATGGAGCAAGGCATGGGTGGTGTAGGCTTAAATGGTTAATCGATATTGCTTATTATCCTATGGATGATTTGAATATGGACTTATTCTATACGTTGGTAAATCGATTTTCTGCTGATAAAGTTGTAAAACAGACAGATCAGTTGCTTAATTTGCATTTTCATCGTCATCTGCCATTTAAGACAAGTAATAAGCCTCTTGGATATATATTTAAATATGCCGAATATTCAATAAATAGAAAAAATGTAGAACCTGAGTCTTTATTTCAATCTTATAAACATTTTAGATATCTATTTTTCTTATTTCCGGAGGTATCATATAAGTTGAAGTGTGTCAAAGCTATATTTTTAAGTATGAATGATGTGGCAAATTTCAAATTCTCATCACAGTTGGCATATTATCTATATCGACCTGTCAGTTTAATTAGAAGGAGGATACTACATGTCTGA
- a CDS encoding lasso peptide biosynthesis B2 protein, whose protein sequence is MKRDIRTKDYILFIEAWCLLALARFFIYSFPFKYIVIILERKPNNSKANKNVNPLILDEISNAIRRACNHSFWKTKCFEQALAGKIMLNHRQINSSVYFGVADNGVFMAHAWLECEGRTITGGRGKDKFAVINKFQ, encoded by the coding sequence ATGAAACGGGATATACGCACAAAAGATTACATTTTATTTATTGAAGCTTGGTGCTTACTTGCATTGGCAAGATTCTTTATATATTCGTTCCCTTTTAAATATATTGTAATAATACTTGAGAGGAAACCTAATAACAGTAAAGCTAATAAAAATGTGAATCCTTTAATTTTAGATGAAATAAGCAATGCTATAAGAAGAGCATGTAACCATAGTTTTTGGAAAACCAAATGCTTTGAACAGGCACTTGCGGGGAAAATCATGCTAAATCATAGACAAATCAATAGTTCTGTATATTTCGGAGTTGCTGATAACGGTGTATTTATGGCACATGCATGGCTTGAATGCGAAGGACGAACCATAACAGGAGGTAGAGGAAAGGATAAATTTGCTGTAATAAATAAATTTCAATGA
- a CDS encoding formyltransferase family protein, whose amino-acid sequence MNIGIIANSASMFPLIYQLAANRLQVEVFYSLSHDQNVNQRVMGFLSHVKIPYTEEKNVNVDVYKWLDNHHFDACFILGYGHLLNTDKLGSLLPIIFNIHFGLLPDYRGPSPVFWQLKKGVEHLGVSIHQLSPKFDDGPVIWNKEIQNKDYFNCETANQYLSNVCIEGVFFILNLLANHIPVVGKKMNSQHQAYYHKPILNDIFIQWDKMGAKEICDLVRACNPWNRGAITCLNGHEIKLLDAIISINKPKDEAVAGEIVGDNELLTIRTCDNLNINVNMIFYSDSYVPSYNCRYYGIVKGIIIGK is encoded by the coding sequence ATGAATATTGGTATAATTGCAAACTCTGCTTCAATGTTTCCTCTGATATATCAACTTGCAGCCAATCGACTGCAAGTTGAGGTTTTTTATTCGCTGAGTCATGATCAAAATGTTAATCAGCGTGTGATGGGATTCTTATCGCATGTAAAGATTCCTTATACTGAAGAGAAAAATGTAAATGTAGATGTATATAAGTGGCTTGATAATCATCACTTTGATGCTTGTTTTATTCTTGGTTATGGCCATTTGTTGAATACTGATAAGTTGGGTAGCTTGCTGCCGATAATATTTAATATACATTTTGGCCTTTTGCCAGATTATAGAGGTCCTTCTCCTGTGTTCTGGCAGTTGAAGAAAGGTGTAGAACATCTAGGGGTTTCTATTCATCAGCTTTCGCCTAAGTTCGATGATGGACCTGTTATTTGGAATAAAGAAATCCAGAATAAAGATTATTTTAATTGTGAAACAGCTAATCAATATCTGAGCAACGTTTGTATTGAAGGGGTCTTTTTTATTCTGAATTTATTGGCTAATCATATACCTGTTGTTGGAAAAAAAATGAATTCACAGCATCAAGCATACTACCATAAGCCTATTTTAAATGATATCTTTATTCAGTGGGATAAAATGGGCGCAAAAGAAATATGTGATTTGGTTAGGGCTTGTAATCCTTGGAATAGAGGAGCTATTACATGTTTAAATGGACACGAAATAAAACTCCTTGATGCTATAATCAGCATTAACAAACCTAAGGATGAGGCTGTTGCTGGTGAAATTGTTGGAGATAATGAATTATTGACAATAAGAACATGTGATAATCTTAATATTAATGTGAATATGATTTTCTATAGTGACAGTTATGTACCTTCATATAACTGCCGTTATTATGGGATAGTTAAAGGTATTATAATTGGTAAATAA
- a CDS encoding phage tail protein, whose protein sequence is MDPFVGEIKAFPYDFVPECWLFCDGSQVSATQYQALYSVICGLYGGYSNTYFTLPDLRQRVPVCADSRNSLFQVGKTGGTTQEPISIAQLGQHNHQLYGDLRYGADVALGTDTPGNNVFISNSLATPSSGKPVGLYAYSSVGQPFINTALISSNCGVDSPVPHNNMMPYLAFRFCICCYGTYPVRN, encoded by the coding sequence ATGGATCCTTTTGTTGGTGAAATTAAAGCATTCCCTTATGACTTTGTGCCAGAATGCTGGCTATTTTGTGATGGATCACAGGTTTCTGCTACTCAGTACCAGGCTCTTTATAGTGTTATTTGTGGTCTTTATGGTGGGTATAGTAATACTTATTTTACCCTTCCAGATCTGCGTCAAAGAGTTCCTGTATGTGCTGATTCGAGAAACTCTTTATTTCAAGTAGGAAAAACCGGTGGAACAACTCAAGAACCGATATCAATAGCCCAGTTAGGACAACATAATCATCAACTTTATGGTGATTTAAGATATGGTGCTGATGTCGCTTTAGGAACGGATACTCCAGGTAATAATGTATTTATTTCTAATTCTCTTGCTACTCCATCTTCGGGTAAACCAGTCGGACTATATGCATATTCTTCTGTTGGGCAACCTTTTATCAATACGGCTCTAATTAGTTCCAATTGTGGTGTTGATTCACCTGTTCCACACAATAATATGATGCCATATTTGGCCTTTCGTTTTTGCATTTGCTGCTATGGAACATATCCGGTTAGAAATTAA
- a CDS encoding asparagine synthase-related protein, with translation MSAIFGIINKKQEYVDSSLVGKMLEALNHRAPDGSQIVVNKNMGMGNCRLNVYPQQIYEKQPLKIGQFTITADARIDNRHELARHFNIDNDMLSVTPDSTLILMAYQEWEDMCINHLEGEFAFAIWDEKSEKLFAATDHIGFRPLYYYDTPDAFIFCSEIKGITAIKATPNYFNEEYLIEYFYKHGNFQQTFNKEILALYGGNVMIMKDGKLSIKKYWTLEPANRYHFTKNEEWYECLKELMYKAVEKRLNYDVPIGLTLSGGLDSGSIACILSELLMKKNKPLYTFSSVLQNDYNGTEKDEREYIEIIGKHCPNIIQTYESGPGLNSFTNLEESFNRYESFPSSTSYMDIALLKAAQKKDVKILFSGFGGDYWVSWSGNSVIYELIKRGNLQTAFKLIKQFMKNDNKSFTQVFREMYASRTSLYKTARSIIKGNNNDKESEVNLLNEKFIEKYVFFRKEQELNETVVMRKLTNNGSISQMSNIILTMNETMGMTSALPLFDKNIFELLNELPIHLFVNGGWKRALIRNAMKDVNPSEINERKNKLPFSPECIKRAYDCKEHIQNLINDPDSLFILDKYIDKNKMIHYMEKMSLTYSSTNTSIIPLRILQAGIVTEIILYLKDNNYIFN, from the coding sequence ATGAGTGCAATATTCGGAATCATAAATAAGAAGCAGGAATATGTAGACAGTTCCTTAGTCGGTAAAATGCTTGAAGCACTCAATCATAGAGCTCCCGACGGAAGTCAAATCGTTGTAAATAAAAATATGGGAATGGGCAATTGTCGTTTAAACGTATATCCGCAACAAATATACGAAAAACAGCCATTAAAAATTGGACAGTTCACCATTACCGCAGATGCAAGAATAGATAACAGGCATGAACTAGCCAGACACTTCAACATAGATAATGATATGCTAAGTGTGACACCCGACTCCACACTAATTCTTATGGCTTATCAGGAATGGGAAGACATGTGTATAAATCACCTAGAAGGTGAATTTGCCTTTGCCATTTGGGATGAAAAATCTGAAAAACTATTTGCAGCTACAGACCATATTGGATTTCGCCCACTATATTATTATGATACTCCCGACGCATTCATATTCTGCAGTGAAATAAAAGGAATCACAGCAATAAAAGCGACACCCAACTATTTCAATGAAGAATACCTGATTGAATATTTCTATAAGCATGGTAACTTTCAACAAACATTCAACAAAGAAATACTTGCTCTATATGGGGGAAACGTAATGATTATGAAGGATGGAAAATTATCCATAAAGAAATATTGGACATTGGAACCAGCCAATCGTTATCATTTTACAAAAAATGAAGAATGGTATGAATGCCTCAAAGAATTAATGTACAAAGCTGTTGAGAAAAGATTGAACTATGACGTACCAATTGGGTTGACACTTAGCGGAGGGTTGGATTCTGGAAGTATCGCATGTATCTTGTCTGAATTGCTCATGAAAAAGAACAAACCCCTATACACTTTTTCTTCGGTATTGCAAAATGATTATAATGGAACTGAAAAGGATGAACGCGAATATATTGAAATAATCGGCAAACATTGCCCGAACATCATACAAACATATGAAAGTGGACCGGGATTAAACTCTTTCACAAATTTAGAGGAATCATTCAACCGATATGAATCATTCCCAAGTTCAACATCGTATATGGACATCGCTTTATTGAAAGCTGCTCAAAAAAAAGACGTCAAAATATTATTTTCTGGATTCGGGGGTGATTATTGGGTATCATGGAGCGGAAATAGTGTAATTTATGAATTAATAAAACGAGGAAACTTACAGACAGCCTTCAAATTGATTAAACAATTTATGAAAAACGATAACAAGTCATTTACACAAGTATTTCGTGAAATGTACGCCTCGAGAACATCATTATATAAAACTGCCAGATCTATAATTAAAGGAAACAATAACGACAAAGAGAGTGAGGTGAATCTTCTTAATGAAAAATTCATTGAAAAATATGTTTTTTTTCGTAAAGAACAAGAATTAAATGAAACGGTTGTAATGAGAAAGTTAACAAATAATGGATCAATAAGTCAAATGTCAAATATAATACTTACGATGAACGAAACGATGGGTATGACATCAGCCCTTCCTTTATTTGATAAAAATATCTTTGAGTTACTCAACGAGTTACCTATACATTTATTCGTTAATGGAGGATGGAAGAGAGCTTTGATAAGAAATGCAATGAAAGATGTCAATCCTTCTGAAATAAATGAAAGAAAGAATAAATTACCATTTTCACCCGAATGTATTAAACGAGCTTATGATTGCAAAGAACATATACAAAATCTAATAAATGATCCAGATTCTCTATTTATTCTAGATAAATATATTGATAAAAACAAAATGATCCACTACATGGAAAAAATGTCCTTGACATATTCTTCCACGAATACTTCAATAATACCATTAAGAATCTTACAAGCCGGAATAGTGACCGAAATAATATTATATCTAAAAGATAATAATTATATCTTTAATTAA
- a CDS encoding efflux RND transporter periplasmic adaptor subunit: MKRYYYIIIAGAIAMSSCKGTNNSAKEQDHTTNGDTVSISAHSPLTNKIRTSAATLKDYQQIFTASGVVKAIPNKYAEVASPFAGRIIKSYVHLGQKVCAGSPIFEISSADFFESVKNFYQARQEMNAAYIRLKRQKDLFKNKVGAKKEEEDAQLEYMLKKKEVENAKAALAVYHISPSQISLRRPLIVRSPISGDVVKSDIVTGQYLKDDASPVVTIANLEKVWMVAHVKEKDIHLINNLSTVGISLISMPDKDIRGKIYYISQMMDEDTHSVEVIIECSNASRMMRPGMYGYVKLADKPIKKIMIPSSAVLQEETSQYVFVKIGKNKYIKREVKASSAPHNMSVILSGLNPGEEIITQGAFYLNNIL, from the coding sequence ATGAAAAGATATTATTACATAATAATAGCTGGTGCTATAGCTATGTCTTCATGTAAAGGTACAAACAATTCTGCAAAAGAGCAAGATCATACCACCAATGGAGATACAGTAAGCATCTCAGCCCATTCACCACTGACTAACAAGATAAGAACGTCAGCAGCTACTCTAAAAGACTATCAGCAGATATTTACAGCATCTGGTGTAGTCAAAGCCATACCTAACAAGTACGCAGAAGTGGCATCACCTTTTGCCGGACGTATCATCAAATCTTATGTACATTTAGGACAAAAGGTATGTGCAGGCAGCCCTATTTTTGAAATAAGCTCTGCGGACTTTTTTGAGTCAGTAAAGAATTTCTATCAAGCAAGACAAGAAATGAATGCCGCATACATAAGGTTGAAAAGACAGAAAGACTTATTTAAGAATAAAGTAGGCGCAAAAAAAGAGGAAGAAGATGCCCAACTGGAGTATATGCTGAAAAAGAAAGAAGTTGAAAATGCAAAAGCGGCATTAGCAGTTTATCATATCTCACCCTCACAGATATCACTAAGAAGACCACTCATTGTCCGTTCTCCTATATCCGGTGATGTTGTAAAGAGCGACATTGTAACAGGCCAGTATCTTAAAGACGACGCCAGTCCTGTAGTAACGATAGCCAATCTGGAAAAGGTATGGATGGTAGCCCATGTTAAAGAGAAGGATATACATCTTATCAATAATCTTTCAACAGTAGGGATATCACTTATATCTATGCCCGATAAAGATATAAGAGGCAAAATATACTATATCAGTCAGATGATGGACGAAGATACACACTCTGTAGAAGTAATCATCGAATGTAGTAATGCCAGTCGTATGATGAGACCTGGTATGTATGGCTATGTTAAACTGGCTGACAAACCGATTAAAAAGATAATGATACCCTCATCTGCTGTTTTGCAAGAAGAGACCTCACAGTATGTATTTGTAAAAATAGGCAAAAACAAATATATAAAACGTGAAGTCAAAGCTTCGTCAGCGCCCCATAACATGTCAGTTATTCTCTCAGGTCTAAACCCAGGTGAAGAAATAATAACGCAAGGAGCTTTTTATTTAAATAATATCCTCTGA
- a CDS encoding phage tail protein, with product MDPFLGEIRLFAGNYAPQGWHICDGSSLPISQNEALYSLIGTTYGGDSVNFNLPDLRGKVPVGKGQLLGGANYVLAAKGGTSQVQLNATNNPPHTHLLNAVQVNGTTSDPTGNKVLAKSVLKDNTVYANVKNYDTLPSGTTEPDSPLNANAIQAQGNSMPHNNMMPYTVMNYIIALEGIYPSPQ from the coding sequence ATGGATCCATTTTTAGGTGAAATTAGATTATTCGCAGGTAACTATGCTCCTCAAGGTTGGCATATCTGTGATGGCAGTTCGCTGCCTATTTCTCAAAACGAAGCTTTGTATTCACTTATTGGGACAACTTATGGTGGAGACTCAGTGAATTTTAACTTGCCTGATTTGCGTGGTAAAGTGCCGGTTGGAAAAGGGCAACTACTTGGTGGAGCTAATTATGTGTTAGCTGCTAAAGGTGGAACTTCTCAAGTTCAATTGAATGCTACTAACAATCCACCACATACTCATTTGTTGAATGCTGTTCAAGTGAATGGCACTACCAGCGATCCAACAGGTAATAAAGTTCTAGCAAAATCTGTACTTAAAGACAATACAGTATATGCAAACGTGAAAAATTACGATACGCTGCCTTCTGGTACAACTGAACCTGATTCTCCATTGAATGCTAACGCCATTCAAGCGCAAGGGAACAGCATGCCGCATAACAACATGATGCCATATACTGTCATGAATTATATTATAGCATTAGAGGGAATTTACCCTTCTCCACAATAA
- a CDS encoding ATP-binding cassette domain-containing protein: MSDKHFIAHSFRLFWSYNPLKMVTLFSITILQGFTQGISIVLLIPLMGMLDPSAGNGNGWTKFLKKFLQTFGVNLNMTVVIIFFVLCLFFVALLNYLQSVLQSTYQQGFSYEMRKKLFKKIIMSDWQFLNGKSKHNHIQILTTEIPKMTTYYYYYLGLSSKALFIVAHIIVALSISVQFTLYVTFIGVALLFILRRYLLNARKYGSINVQAFRNMLKRIDDFWTTVKLAKVHNSESFFYQKFAESNTQMLHYQNKQSKNSAAPVFIFTCTGVIALVMIIYIAYGQVHLPFQSLFILILLFARIFPQFIGINGDVNMVYSLSSSAKLVLDLDGEMDEKEFSIENVPSSINFKQTIELSHISFGYHKGHNLFSDFSVSIKANQITGIVGRSGCGKTTFIDILSGLQQPFSGELLVDGKKITEYFMPAWRSMIGYLPQDSFFLDGTIRDNLIMDSKQNIDDQVVWDILKSVNAYDLVKSEEKGLDTEIINYQYHFSGGERQRLALARTLLRYPKLLLLDEATSALDTNNEMIIMNCLSRLKHDVTIVFVTHHKGLSSYFDQIINL; encoded by the coding sequence ATGTCTGATAAACATTTCATAGCTCATAGTTTCAGACTATTCTGGAGTTATAACCCTTTGAAAATGGTTACGCTTTTTTCTATTACTATTTTGCAGGGTTTTACTCAAGGTATATCTATTGTGCTTCTTATACCATTAATGGGTATGCTTGATCCATCAGCAGGAAATGGAAACGGGTGGACAAAATTTTTGAAAAAGTTTTTGCAAACTTTTGGCGTTAACCTTAATATGACTGTAGTTATCATTTTCTTTGTTTTGTGCCTTTTCTTTGTGGCATTACTAAATTATTTACAATCTGTTTTGCAATCAACATACCAGCAAGGATTTTCTTATGAAATGAGAAAAAAGCTTTTTAAAAAAATAATTATGAGTGATTGGCAATTTCTTAATGGTAAAAGTAAACATAATCATATACAGATACTAACAACTGAAATACCAAAGATGACGACATATTATTACTATTATCTAGGATTGTCATCTAAAGCTCTTTTTATTGTAGCTCATATTATTGTTGCGTTGTCTATTTCTGTACAGTTTACGCTATATGTAACATTTATTGGAGTGGCTTTACTTTTTATACTTCGCAGATACTTGCTAAATGCCAGAAAATATGGTAGTATAAATGTACAGGCATTCCGTAATATGCTAAAGCGTATTGATGATTTCTGGACAACTGTAAAACTAGCAAAAGTTCATAACTCAGAATCATTCTTCTATCAGAAGTTTGCAGAGTCAAATACTCAAATGTTGCACTATCAAAATAAACAATCAAAGAATAGTGCTGCACCTGTTTTCATATTTACATGTACTGGAGTTATAGCGTTGGTAATGATAATTTATATCGCTTATGGACAGGTTCATTTACCATTTCAATCTTTGTTTATCTTGATTTTACTTTTTGCACGTATCTTTCCTCAGTTCATTGGCATTAATGGAGATGTAAATATGGTGTACTCTTTATCAAGTTCTGCAAAGTTAGTACTTGATTTAGATGGAGAGATGGATGAGAAAGAATTTTCAATTGAGAATGTTCCTTCCTCTATTAATTTTAAACAAACAATAGAATTAAGTCATATTAGTTTTGGTTATCATAAAGGTCACAACTTGTTTTCTGATTTTTCTGTCTCTATTAAAGCTAATCAAATAACAGGAATAGTTGGACGGTCGGGTTGTGGAAAAACAACATTTATTGATATCCTATCAGGTTTACAACAGCCTTTTTCCGGTGAATTGCTGGTAGATGGGAAGAAGATAACAGAATATTTTATGCCTGCATGGAGAAGCATGATTGGTTATCTTCCTCAAGATTCTTTTTTCTTAGATGGAACCATTCGTGATAATTTGATAATGGATTCGAAACAAAATATTGACGATCAGGTTGTTTGGGACATTTTAAAATCTGTAAATGCTTATGATCTAGTAAAATCTGAAGAAAAGGGCCTTGATACTGAGATAATAAATTATCAATATCATTTTTCGGGTGGTGAGAGACAGCGATTAGCTTTGGCGCGAACATTGCTTCGATACCCTAAATTACTATTACTTGATGAGGCTACATCTGCTTTAGATACTAATAATGAAATGATAATTATGAATTGTCTTTCACGTTTGAAACATGATGTTACAATCGTTTTTGTTACACACCATAAGGGACTGTCATCTTATTTTGACCAGATTATTAATTTATAA
- a CDS encoding PqqD family peptide modification chaperone, which yields MSKITVNTTIKRNDERFVSTQIDDELVMMDIQNGNYIKLNKMANIIWEQIKEPLSVNQLIKYLETRFLVNEDQCQNETLSCLDRMNEHNLIWT from the coding sequence ATGTCTAAAATAACAGTTAACACTACTATTAAACGTAATGATGAGCGTTTTGTTTCCACACAGATTGATGATGAATTAGTGATGATGGATATTCAAAACGGTAATTATATTAAACTGAATAAAATGGCAAATATTATTTGGGAACAAATAAAAGAACCTCTTTCAGTTAACCAGTTAATAAAATATTTAGAAACTCGATTCCTTGTAAATGAAGATCAATGCCAAAATGAAACTCTATCTTGCTTGGATAGAATGAACGAGCATAACTTAATTTGGACATAA